A part of Aegilops tauschii subsp. strangulata cultivar AL8/78 chromosome 2, Aet v6.0, whole genome shotgun sequence genomic DNA contains:
- the LOC109779020 gene encoding exocyst complex component EXO70B1, producing MSASPPPPEEEAVPLAGVGAVAGNDRVLAAAHHIVKSLATSKNAADDMIRILSGFDYRFSNITSDLDLFHSTSPSRSRSPTDAASSEAEGLSLSDFDEAARLIHLWDTTPEALVFEAPEDDAANYLAAVDVAVDHLAAGGPAAASGRAGVAVQLAMARLEDELRHLMLRHAVPLDASGLYCSLRRLSLESMDDLDTSSEFDPTTPHSQEGAPDTARSASLVGNPFDDQLFDLVRPDAVDELRAIAERMGRAGYASELVQVYCGIRRDLLDECLTVLGVERLSIDEVQRVEWKQLNDKMKKWVHGVKTVVRSLLTGERRLCDQVLAVSDELRDECFVESTKVCIMQILNFGDAVAVCPRSPEKVSRILDMYEALAEVIPELKELYYGTPGDDVICDLEGVLGRLGDAVKGNLLEFGKVLQQESSRRPMMAGEIHPITRYVMNYLRLLVVYSDTLDKLLDEDAAGDVDHNASNGGADDDEEYLKSLTPLGHRLVKLMSYLEANLEEKSKLYEDGALQCIFSMNNTLYIVQKVKDSELGRILGDHWTRRRRGKIRQNSKSYLRISWTKVLSYLKDDGHGSGSVSLGNSSSRVKEKFKNFNFAFDENYRSQTLWKVPDPQLREELKISISENVIPAYRAFLGRYGSLVDNGRNSGKYIKYTPEDLENQLSDLFEGSLGSANHSRRRL from the coding sequence ATGTCGgcgtctccgccgccgccggaggaggaggccgtgCCTCTGGCGGGCGTCGGCGCCGTCGCCGGCAACGACAGGGTCCTCGCCGCGGCGCACCACATCGTCAAGTCGCTCGCCACCTCCAAGAACGCCGCCGACGACATGATCCGCATCCTCTCGGGCTTCGACTACCGCTTCTCCAACATCACCTCCGACCTCGACCTCTTCCACTCGACCTCGCCCTCCCGCTCCCGCTCCCCGACCGACGCCGCCTCCTCGGAGGCCGAGGGCCTCTCCCTGTCGGATTTCGACGAAGCGGCGCGGCTCATCCACCTCTGGGACACCACCCCGGAGGCGCTCGTCTTCGAGGCCCCCGAGGACGACGCCGCCAACTACCTCGCGGCGGTCGACGTCGCCGTCGACCACCTCGCCGCCgggggccccgccgccgcctcgggccgcGCCGGCGTCGCCGTGCAGCTCGCCATGGCGCGCCTCGAGGACGAGCTCCGCCACCTCATGCTCCGCCACGCCGTGCCGCTCGACGCCAGCGGCCTCTACTGCTCGCTCCGCCGCCTCTCGCTCGAGTCCATGGACGACCTCGACACCTCCTCCGAGTTCGACCCCACCACCCCGCACAGCCAGGAGGGCGCGCCAGATACCGCCCGCAGCGCCAGTCTCGTGGGGAACCCCTTCGACGACCAGCTGTTCGACCTGGTGCGGCCTGATGCTGTCGATGAGCTGCGCGCCATTGCTGAGCGGATGGGGCGCGCTGGCTACGCAAGTGAACTCGTGCAGGTTTACTGCGGCATCCGCCGGGACCTGCTTGATGAGTGCCTCACAGTTCTGGGCGTCGAGCGGCTCAGCATCGACGAGGTTCAGCGTGTGGAGTGGAAGCAGCTGAATGACAAGATGAAGAAATGGGTGCATGGGGTCAAGACGGTTGTCCGTTCCCTGCTGACAGGCGAGCGCCGGCTCTGCGATCAGGTGCTCGCGGTGTCTGATGAGCTGCGGGACGAGTGCTTTGTTGAATCCACCAAGGTTTGCATAATGCAGATTCTTAACTTTGGGGATGCTGTGGCTGTGTGCCCTCGTTCGCCCGAGAAGGTGTCCCGGATACTTGATATGTATGAGGCACTTGCCGAGGTAATTCCTGAGCTCAAGGAACTGTACTATGGGACTCCTGGGGATGATGTGATCTGTGATTTGGAGGGGGTCCTTGGGAGGCTTGGGGATGCAGTCAAGGGTAACCTTCTTGAGTTTGGGAAGGTTCTACAGCAGGAGTCGTCAAGGCGGCCTATGATGGCTGGTGAGATCCACCCAATCACGCGTTATGTGATGAACTATCTTAGGTTGTTGGTCGTTTACAGTGATACGCTTGACAAGCTCTTGGATGAGGATGCTGCCGGAGATGTTGATCATAATGCTTCAAATGGAGGTGCTGATGATGACGAGGAGTATCTGAAGAGCTTGACCCCACTTGGACATCGTTTGGTGAAGCTGATGTCTTACTTGGAGGCCAATTTGGAGGAAAAATCTAAACTGTATGAGGACGGTGCACTCCAGTGTATATTTTCCATGAATAATACACTTTATATTGTCCAAAAGGTGAAGGATTCCGAGCTTGGGAGGATTTTAGGTGATCATTGGACACGGAGGCGCCGTGGAAAGATTCGGCAAAATTCCAAGAGCTACCTTAGGATATCGTGGACAAAGGTTTTGTCCTATCTCAAGGATGATGGTCATGGCAGTGGGAGTGTAAGTCTTGGGAATTCAAGCTCGAGGGTCAAAGAGAAATTTAAGAACTTCAACTTTGCCTTTGATGAGAATTACAGGAGTCAAACGCTTTGGAAGGTACCGGATCCTCAACTACGCGAAGAGCTCAAGATATCTATATCTGAAAATGTGATTCCAGCATATCGTGCTTTTCTGGGTAGATATGGTAGTCTAGTGGATAATGGAAGAAATTCTGGTAAATACATAAAGTACACCCCAGAGGACTTGGAAAATCAACTGTCTGATCTTTTCGAAGGGTCACTAGGGTCTGCCAACCATTCCAGAAGAAGGTTATAG